The DNA sequence CCGCGGCGGCGGGCGAGGACCTGGCCGCGTTCTGCACCCGGTTGACGGCGCAGCCGCAGCCGAGCCCCAGCCCGCATCGGCCGGGCGCCGACCCGTCCAAGGGGCCGGACAAGACGCACCCGTCGCCGACATCCCACCGGCCGAAATGACCGCCGACCGGGTGTGACACCGGCGCGGCCTGAGGCGCTGTACCCGGTGGGACCAGCTTGGCGCACCCTTGCTGGTCCCCCCTTTCTTTCCTCAGGATCAGCTCGACGCGCGGCGCGTACGCTCCGCCACTTTGTTTGATATAGGTAGCCTGACCTCGTTTGTCGCATTTGATGACACACGGGGGGCTTTTCTCGCATGAAATATGGAATGAGGTTGGGAGCTGTCGGCGCCGTACTGGCGTCGGCGGTCCTGTTCATCGGCGCGGCCGGGGCGGCACCCGCCCAGGCCCGCGCGCTGGCGCCGCAGGCGCCCGTCATCACCGAACCCGACGCCGAGGGCAAGCTGGTCAGCGGCGCGGACGTGCACATGGAAACCCGGCCGATGCAGAACAACGACGCCGGCGACACGCACCTGTGCACCGACTGGGAGATCTGGACCGAGAACCCGTCCAGCGGTGAGCGGGTCTGGTTCGCCGGGTGCGTCAGCGGCGTCGGCCGGGTGCACGTGCACCTGGGCGACGGCGTGTTCGAGCACTCCTTCGCCGACCGGCGCGACCTGGCGCCGGACCGGACGTACACGCTGCGGGTGCGCCACCGCGACACCGCCGGCGCGTGGGGGCCGTACGCCACCCGCCGCTTCCGCACCGACGTGGAGAAGAAGCCGCTGCCCGGCGCGCCCGACTGGAAGGTCTCCCAGCCGGGGTACGTCGTCGAGGAGGTCGGCGACGACATGAAGCTGCCGGTCAACATCGCCATGGTGCCCGGCTGGAACGGCGACCCGACCAAGCCGCTGTTCTACGTCACCGAGCTGTACGGCCGCATCAAGGTCTTCACCGGCGACTTCAAGAAGAGCACCTACGCCGACGACCTGCTCGACTTCGACCCGAGCGCCCAGTTCCCGGGCACCGGCGAGATGGGGCTGACCGGCATCGTGGTCGACCCGAAGAGCGGCGACGTCTTCGCCTCGATGATCACCAAGGACGACGGCGACCTGCTGCCGAAGATCGTCCGGTTCCACAGCACCGACGGCGGCCTGACCGCCGCGACGAAGACCACGGTCATCAAGATGGACGACGAGGAGCAGTCGGCCTCGCACCAGATCTCGAACCTGACCATCGGCCCGGACGGCAAGCTGTACGTGCACCTGGGCGACGGTTTCGACGCGAGCACCGCCAAGGACCTGGACTCCTTCCGCGGCAAGGTGCTGCGGATGAACCTCGACGGCACCGCGCCGGCCGACAACCCGTTCTACGACGCCAAGAAGCCGGACAAGGCGCGCAGCTACGTCTGGGCGTACGGCTTCCGCAACCCGTTCGGCGGGGCGTGGCGCGCCACCGACGGCCAGCACTACGAGGTGGAGAACGGGCCGTCGTCCAACGACCGGTTCGCCCGCGTCACCAAGGGCGCCGACTACCACTGGAGCGGCGGCTCCAGCGGCCTGACCAAGAACGCGCTGTACAACTGGAAGACGACCCAGGGCCCGGTCAACGTGGCCTTCACCGAGCCGGACGTGTTCCACGCCGCGGGCTTCCCGCAGGACAAGTACGGCCACGCGTTCGTCACCCTCAGCGGCCCGACCTGGGCGTCGGGCCCGCAGAGCCGCGGCAAGCGGATCGTGGAGTTCGAGTTCGACAAGGACGGCTCGGTCGAGGACCCCAAGACCCTGATCCAGTACACCGGCAGCGGCAAGACCAGCGTCGCCGGCCTGGCCCCGGGGCCCGACGGGCTCTACTTCACCGGCCTGTACCCCAAGAGCGGCGACGCCACCGACAGCGGCGCCAAGATCTACCGCGTCCGGTACGTGCAGAAGGCGTCCTCCGCACCGGTCACCGTCTACTCCGACAGCGCGTTCCGGGGTGACTCCGCGAAGCTCGGCACCGGCATCACCGACGGCACCGGCACCGGCTTCGGCGGCGTCAAGGACGACAGCGTCAGCTCGCTGAAGGTGGCCGGCGGCTACCGGGCCGTCGTCTGCGCGGGCGGCACCGCCGCCCCGACCGGCCTGGGCACGTGCCGCTACTTCGGTCCGGGCGAGCACCCGGCCCTGGACGTCCTCAACGACCAGGCGTCGCTGATCGCCGTGTTCAGCAACCCGGAGGCGGGCCGCGGCGTGGTCGGCTACCGCGACGCCGACCTCGGCGACGTGGCGCAGACCCTGGGCACCGGCATGTACGAGTCGGTCGCGGGCGAGCTCGACGGCGGCGACAGCGCCCCGATCAACGCGCTGAAGGCCAACCCCGGCTACCGGGCGATCGCCTGCGACAAGGACCGCACCGGCGGCGCCGCGCTGGGCACCTGCCGCATCTTCGACAGCGGCACGTACAAGGACCTGGGCGACCTGGCCGGCAAGATCTCGCTGGTCGGCGTCGTCGGCCCGCCGGTCACCGCGTTCGCGCAGGCCGGTGCGAAGGGCGACGAGCAGAGCTTCGAGCCCGGGGTGTACGAGGGCAGCCGCGGCGAGCTCAAGGGTGTCGGCGACAACGCCGTCACCACCCTGCGGGTGGAGCCCGGCTTCCACGCCGTGGCCTGCGCCAACGACGGCAGCACCGGGGCGGGCACGGCCACGCTGGGCCGCTGCCGCTCGTTCCCGGCCGGGGAGCACAACCTCGCCGGCACCGACCTCGACGACGCGGTGTCGCTGCTCGCGGTCTACGCCGGACCGGGCACGGGTGAGGGCGCCAAGGCGTACCAGGACCGCGACCTGCAGGGCAGCAGCAGCACCTACGGCAGCGGCCTGTACGAGGCGGCGCTGGACCAGCTCGGCAAGGTCGGCAACGACAAGGCCACCTCGCTGCGGGTGACCCCGGGCTGGCGGGCGGTCGGCTGCGAGCAGTCCAGCGGCAAGAACACCGTGGTGGACCTGGGGCTGTGCCGGTACTTCGGGCCGGGCGACTACCCGTTCGTGGGGGCCGACCTCAACGACAAGATCTCGATGCTGGCGGTGGGCCCGCGGCCGCAGGTGGCGGCCAAGGGCTGAGCCGCCCCGCACCGGAGACAGACGAGCCGGTGACCGACCTCGGTCGGTCACCGGCTCGATTCGTCGTCAGCCCAGGTCGACGGTCGGGTACAGCGGGTGGCCGGACAGCAGGTCGGCGGCGCGGCGGGAGACCGTGTCGGCGACCCCGTCGGCCAGCCGGTACTGCGCGAGCGAGACCTTGCCGTCGGCGCCGGCCGCCGGCGTGGTCTGCGACAGCACCGTGTGGATCAGGTCGGCGACCTGGTCCATCTCGGCGGTGCCGAGCCCGCGCGTGGTCAGCGCCGGGGTGCCCAGCCGGACGCCGGAGGTGTACCAGGCGCCGTTGCGGTCCTGCGGCACCGCGTTGCGGTTGGTGACGATGCCCGAGTCCAGCAGCGCCGACTCGGCCTGGCGGCCGGTCAGGCCGTACGACGAGACGTCCAGCAGCACCAGGTGGTTGTCGGTGCCGCCGGTCACCAGCGTCGCGCCGCGCCGCAGCAGGCCCTCGGCCAGCGCCTTCGAGTTGTCCACGATGCGCTGGGCGTAGTCGCGGAACTCCGGCCGCTTCGCCTCGGCCAGCGCGACCGCCTTGGCCGCCATCACGTGCGGCAGCGGGCCGCCGAGCACCATCGGGCAGCCGCGGTCGACCTGGTCGGCCAGCTCGGACTGGCACAGCACCATGCCGCCGCGCGGGCCGCGCAGCGACTTGTGCGTGGTGGTGGTGACGATCTGCGCGTGCGGGATCGGGTCGTAGTCGCCGGTGAGCACCTTGCCCGCGACCAGGCCCGCGAAGTGCGCCATGTCGACCATCAGGGTCGCGCCGACCTCGTCGGCGATCTCCCGCATGGTCGCGAAGTTCACCAGCCGGGGGTACGCCGAGTAGCCCGCCACGATGATCAGCGGCCGGAACTCCCGGGCCGTCTCGCGCAGGGCCGCGTAGTCGATCAGGCCGGTGGCCGGGTCGGTGCCGTAGCTGCGCTGCTCGAACATCTTGCCGGAGATGTTGGGGCGGAAGCCGTGGGTCAGGTGGCCGCCCGCGTCCAGCGACATGCCCAGCATCCGCTGGTCGCCGAGCTCGCGGCGCAGGTTGAACCAGTCCGCCTCGGTCAGGTCGTTGACGTGGCGCACCTGCGCCTTCTCCAGCGCCGGGCTCTCCACCCGGGCGGCCAGGATCGCCCAGAACGCGACCAGGTTCGCGTCGATGCCCGAGTGCGGCTGCACGTACGCGTGCTGCGCCCCGAACAGCTCCTTGGCGTGCTGCGCGGCCAGGCCCTCGACGGTGTCGACGTTGCGGCAGCCCGCGTAGAAGCGGCGGCCCACGGTGCCCTCGGCGTACTTGTCGCTGAACCAGTTGCCCATCGCCAGCAGCACCGCGGGCGAGGCGTAGTTCTCACTGGCGATCAGCTTCAGCGATTCGCGCTGGTCGGCCAGTTCCTGGCCGATCGCGGCGGCGACGGCGGGCTCCACCGCGCGTACGGCCTCCAGCGCGTACCGGAAGGCCTGGGATTCATTGGTCAGCTCACCGGACATGGCCGGACCTCCTTGGCGATGCGAAAGGGGGCCCAGGCGCACGGCACAGCGTCACGATGACGGGGCCGCTTCCCGATGGTCGATCCCATCCCAGCGCGCCAGTCACGGCCCACCTCAGCCTAGCAACCAGACCGCGCCCACGCGGTCCTGGCTCACCGTCCGGGACGGCCTTCAGCCCAGCGCCCGGTCGAGGTTGAAGGCGGCGCTGATCAGGGCGAGGTGGGTGAACGCCTGCGGGAAGTTGCCCAGTTGCTCGCCGGTCTGGCCGATCTGCTCGGCGTACAGCCCGACGTGGTTGGCGTAGGTGAGCATCTTGCCGAACGCCAGCTGCGCGTCGTCCAGGCGCCCGGCCCGGGTGAGGGCCTCGACGTACCAGAACGAGCAGATCGAGAAGGTGCCCTCGTCGCCGCGCAGCCCGTCGGGGCTGGCCTTGGGGTCGTACCGGTAGACCAGCGAATCGGAGACCAGGTCGGCGGTGAGCGCGTCCAGCGTGGACAGCCAGCGCGGATCGGTGGGCGCCATGAACTTCATCATCGGCATCATCAGCACCGAGGCGTCCAGCACGTCGGCGCCTTCGTGCTGGGTGAACGCGGCGCGCTCCGGCGACCAGCCCTTCTTCATGATCCAGTGGTAGACCGCATCGCGGGCCTCCCGCCAGCGGCGCAGGTCGGCGGGAAGGCCGCGCCGGTTGGCCATGCGCATCGCCCGCTCGATGGCGACCCAGCACATCAGCCGCGAGAACAGGAAGTTCTTGCGCCCGCCGCGCGTCTCCCAGATGCCCTCATCGGGGGTGTCCCAGTGCTCGCAGACCCAGTCGACCAGGTCGTGCACCTCCTCCCAGCGATCGCTGGAGATCGGCTGCACCCACTTGTCGTACAGGTAGATCGAGTCGATGAGGGCGCCGTAGATGTCGAGCTGGAGCTGGTCGACGGCGCCGTTGCCGATGCGCACCGGCGCCGAGCCGCGGTAGCCCTCCAGGTTCGGCAGCTCCTGCTCGGGCAGGTCGGTGCGGCCGTCGATGCCGTACATGATCTGCAACGGGGCCTGGTCACCGCCGCGCAGGCTGACATGCCGGGACAGGAACTCCATGAACGCGGTCGCCTCGGTGGTGAAGCCGAGCCGCAGCATCGCGTACACGCAGAAGCCCGCGTCGCGGATCCAGACGTAGCGGTAGTCCCAGTTGCGCTCGCCGCCGATCTGCTCCGGCAGGCTGGTGGTCGGCCCGGCCACGATCGCGCCGGTCGGGGCGTACGTCAGCAGCTTGAGGGTCAGCGCGCTGCGGTGCACCATCTCGCGCCACCGGCCCCGGTAGCGCGACTGGCTCAGCCAGCGGCGCCAGTAGCAGACCGTCTGCTCGAACTGCTCGGCCGCCTCGTGCAGCGGGCAGTCGCGGGGCGCGAGCCCGCCGTCGACGCGGTCCAGGGCGAACACCGCCGTCTCCCCCTCGGACAGGGTGAACTCGGCGCGGGCGTCGCGCCCGTCGTCGGCGACCGGGACGCTGGCCGTCAGCGCGAGCTTCAGGTGCGGGCATTCGAACACCAGCATGCCGTCCTGGCGGCGGACCGTGTGCGACGAGCGGCCGTAGTCGAACCGGGGCGCCACCACCGCCGAGAACGGCATGGTGCCGCGTACGCACAGCACCCGGCGGATCAGCCGGTGCCGGTCGGCCTCGGTCGAGTCGCCCAGGATCGGCATGAAGTCCTGGATCTCCCCCACCCCGTCCTCGGCGAAGAACCGGGTGATCAGCACGTTGGTGTCGGGGAAGTAGAACTGCTTGGTGCGGGACGGCACCGAGGCTGTCAGCCGGAACGAACCGCCCCGGTCGGCGTCCAGGATCGCGGCGAACACACTGGGCGCGTCGAAGCTCGGGCAGCAGTACCAGTCGATGGTGCCGTCCACGCCGACCAGCGCGACGCTGCGCATGTCGCCGATCATGCCGTGCTCGGAGATCGGCAGGTAGCGTCCGTCCCCGTCCTCATCCGGCCCCACCAGCTCAGCATATGCCGAGGTCAGGGCCTTGAAAGGGGTACGGCGGGCTACGGCAGCGGGCCGACCCGGACCACGGCCGACAGCGGCAGCGGGCCGTAGATGTGCGGGTACAGCTCGGCCGAGCCGGCCGGGCTCTCGCGGACCACCGGCACGTCGAGCAGCGACTCGTCGATCTCGACCAGCAGCAGGTCGTCCCGGTCGGCGTAGTACCGCCCCCGCACCGCCCGGATCTGCTCCAGGGTGTCGCTGGCGTGCAGGAATCCCTCCTGCTCCAGGCTGACGCCCCGGGTGGAGACGGTGTACGAGCCGGTGTACTGCGCCTGCGCCCAGTCCTCGGGCAGCGCGATCTGGTAGATCATCCGTGCAGCGTATCGATATCCGGTCGACCCGCCCGGCCGGGCGTGCCAGTCTGGCCGGATGCGACCGAATCCTGGCGAAGTGCTCCACTTCTCGGAAGACCCGACGATCACCCGGTTCGACCCGCACGTGGCCGCCACGGCCCGCCAGCCCGAGGCGTACGTCTGGGCCGTCGACCACGACCGCTGCCCCGACTACTGGTTCCCGCGCGACTGCCCCCGGGCGCTGACCTGGGTCGGCCCCAACACCACGACCGCCGACGCCGCCGCGATCCTCGGCCCCGGCGGCGGCACCCGGCTGCACGCCGTCGAGTACGGCTGGCTGCCGCGACTGCGATCGGTGCGCCTGTACGCGTACCGGCTGCCCGCCGACCGGTTCCGCCCGTTCGGCGAGCCGGTCCCGCACGCCCACGTCGCCACCGAGCCGGTGCTGCCGCTCGGCCCCGCCGAACCCGTCGGCGACCTGCTGGAACTGCACGACCAGGCGGGCATCCAGCTGCGCGTGCTCGACAACCTGTGGCCCCTGTGGGAGGCCGTCATCGCCTCCACCATGCAGTTCAGCGGCATCCGCCTCGCCGGCGCCCGCCCCGCCCTCAGAACGCGCTGATGGTGGCCGGGGAGCGTTCGGAGCGGCTGAGGGCGCGCAGCACGGCGGTGGGGCCGTGGCGGCGTACGGCCAGGGCGGACAGCAGGGCGAGCACCGGCTCAGTGACCTCGGCGGGCAGCTCCGGCGTCGGGATGTCCAGCCCGCAGGCCAGGTCGTCGGAGTGGACGGTGATCTCCATCAGCCGGGTGAGCAGGTAGTCGTCCAAACTGAGCCGCCAGGGCCCGGCGGGCGGCACGACGTACTGGTCGGCCGGGGCGCCCGCGAGCACCTCCGGCAGCCGGCCCACCAGCTCGCCGACCCGCGCGGCCAGCGCGGCCGCGCCCTCGGCGGCGGCCTGCTCCCCGCCGCGGCGGATCGCCACGTTGATGGTGGCGTCGAGGTCGGCGCCGACCCAGCGGGCCTTGGCGTAGTGGTCCAGCACCCCGATCACCTCGCCGTCGCCGGGCAGGTCGGCCAGCAGCTTCGGCAGCGACAGCAACTGGCTGCCCAGGTGCTCGGCCAGGCCGCCGACGGTGAAACCGGACAGCGCGCTCGGGTCGGTCCACGACTTGGCCACGGCGGGGTCGGCCAGCAGGGCGGCCGCGGAGCGGGCGGCGGCGAGGAACGCCGTACGCATCGGGGTCATGGGCCAACCCTACCTGTGCACCGCTGTCGATGCCTGCGCACGGCAGCGTATCCCGGGCCGGTGCACGCCGTTTGACGATGCGGACTTCGGCCCGCCCGCATCCCGCGAGCGGGCGCACGCGGGTGGGGTCGTGCGCACGGCCCCACCCGGGTGCGCCGCGGCGCGGTCCACCCGAGAAAGGACTGTCGTTGAGCGAGCGCACCGTGCTCACCGCCGACCGCGCCGCGCCCGCCGCGCCGCAGCCGGACACCGCCGACCCGCAGCACCGGCTGCTGCACCGGGCGCTGTTGGGCGGTGCGGTACTGACCCTGGCGGCGGCGGTCCTGTTCGCGGTGCAGGTGCTGCCGGTGGGCTCACGGGCCGGGCGGTGGATCTACCCGTACATCGCGGCGTTCTCGGGGTGGCAGCTGTGGCCGGCGGCGGTCGCCCTGGTCGCGGTGCTGGGGCTGCTGCGGGTGACGGGGCGGCTGCGGCCGTGGGCGCAGGTCGGGGTCTGGCTGGTCGCGGCGGTGCCGCTGCAACTGCTGATGCGGGTGTACGACGACGCGTCGCTGGCCGCCCTGGTCGGCAGCGACCGGGCCAACTCGTTCCACACCCCGTCGCTGACCTACCCGGCGTACGACTTCATCTCGCGGTACATGGACCTGGTCCCCGAGCTGCCCGCGCACGCGCGGACCAACATGCCGGGCAAGACGCTGCTCTACCACCTGCTGGGCGCCGTCACCACCGACCCGGGCACGCAGGGCGTGCTGGTGGTCGCGGTGTCGAGCCTGACCGGCCTGCTCGCGTACGCGGTGGCCCGCGAGCTGTTCGGCGACCACCGCACCGCCGTGTACGCGATGGTCCTGGTGCTGCTCGTGCCGGGCCGCCTGTGGTTCCTGCCGATCCTGAACACCGTCTCCCCCGTGCCGATCCTGCTGGCACTCTGGCTGCACCTGCGCTTCCTGCGCACGAAGTCCTGGCCGTGGGCGGTGTCGCTGGGCCTGGCGCTGTACCTGACGTTCCTGTTCGAACCGCTGCCGCTGGTGCTGGGCCTGGCCTTCGCCGGCACGGCCGCGCTGGCCCTGCACCGC is a window from the Catellatospora sp. TT07R-123 genome containing:
- a CDS encoding maleylpyruvate isomerase N-terminal domain-containing protein, translated to MTPMRTAFLAAARSAAALLADPAVAKSWTDPSALSGFTVGGLAEHLGSQLLSLPKLLADLPGDGEVIGVLDHYAKARWVGADLDATINVAIRRGGEQAAAEGAAALAARVGELVGRLPEVLAGAPADQYVVPPAGPWRLSLDDYLLTRLMEITVHSDDLACGLDIPTPELPAEVTEPVLALLSALAVRRHGPTAVLRALSRSERSPATISAF
- a CDS encoding DUF6886 family protein: MLHFSEDPTITRFDPHVAATARQPEAYVWAVDHDRCPDYWFPRDCPRALTWVGPNTTTADAAAILGPGGGTRLHAVEYGWLPRLRSVRLYAYRLPADRFRPFGEPVPHAHVATEPVLPLGPAEPVGDLLELHDQAGIQLRVLDNLWPLWEAVIASTMQFSGIRLAGARPALRTR
- a CDS encoding sorbosone dehydrogenase family protein, encoding MRLGAVGAVLASAVLFIGAAGAAPAQARALAPQAPVITEPDAEGKLVSGADVHMETRPMQNNDAGDTHLCTDWEIWTENPSSGERVWFAGCVSGVGRVHVHLGDGVFEHSFADRRDLAPDRTYTLRVRHRDTAGAWGPYATRRFRTDVEKKPLPGAPDWKVSQPGYVVEEVGDDMKLPVNIAMVPGWNGDPTKPLFYVTELYGRIKVFTGDFKKSTYADDLLDFDPSAQFPGTGEMGLTGIVVDPKSGDVFASMITKDDGDLLPKIVRFHSTDGGLTAATKTTVIKMDDEEQSASHQISNLTIGPDGKLYVHLGDGFDASTAKDLDSFRGKVLRMNLDGTAPADNPFYDAKKPDKARSYVWAYGFRNPFGGAWRATDGQHYEVENGPSSNDRFARVTKGADYHWSGGSSGLTKNALYNWKTTQGPVNVAFTEPDVFHAAGFPQDKYGHAFVTLSGPTWASGPQSRGKRIVEFEFDKDGSVEDPKTLIQYTGSGKTSVAGLAPGPDGLYFTGLYPKSGDATDSGAKIYRVRYVQKASSAPVTVYSDSAFRGDSAKLGTGITDGTGTGFGGVKDDSVSSLKVAGGYRAVVCAGGTAAPTGLGTCRYFGPGEHPALDVLNDQASLIAVFSNPEAGRGVVGYRDADLGDVAQTLGTGMYESVAGELDGGDSAPINALKANPGYRAIACDKDRTGGAALGTCRIFDSGTYKDLGDLAGKISLVGVVGPPVTAFAQAGAKGDEQSFEPGVYEGSRGELKGVGDNAVTTLRVEPGFHAVACANDGSTGAGTATLGRCRSFPAGEHNLAGTDLDDAVSLLAVYAGPGTGEGAKAYQDRDLQGSSSTYGSGLYEAALDQLGKVGNDKATSLRVTPGWRAVGCEQSSGKNTVVDLGLCRYFGPGDYPFVGADLNDKISMLAVGPRPQVAAKG
- a CDS encoding glycine hydroxymethyltransferase, yielding MSGELTNESQAFRYALEAVRAVEPAVAAAIGQELADQRESLKLIASENYASPAVLLAMGNWFSDKYAEGTVGRRFYAGCRNVDTVEGLAAQHAKELFGAQHAYVQPHSGIDANLVAFWAILAARVESPALEKAQVRHVNDLTEADWFNLRRELGDQRMLGMSLDAGGHLTHGFRPNISGKMFEQRSYGTDPATGLIDYAALRETAREFRPLIIVAGYSAYPRLVNFATMREIADEVGATLMVDMAHFAGLVAGKVLTGDYDPIPHAQIVTTTTHKSLRGPRGGMVLCQSELADQVDRGCPMVLGGPLPHVMAAKAVALAEAKRPEFRDYAQRIVDNSKALAEGLLRRGATLVTGGTDNHLVLLDVSSYGLTGRQAESALLDSGIVTNRNAVPQDRNGAWYTSGVRLGTPALTTRGLGTAEMDQVADLIHTVLSQTTPAAGADGKVSLAQYRLADGVADTVSRRAADLLSGHPLYPTVDLG
- a CDS encoding glycoside hydrolase family 15 protein, whose translation is MGPDEDGDGRYLPISEHGMIGDMRSVALVGVDGTIDWYCCPSFDAPSVFAAILDADRGGSFRLTASVPSRTKQFYFPDTNVLITRFFAEDGVGEIQDFMPILGDSTEADRHRLIRRVLCVRGTMPFSAVVAPRFDYGRSSHTVRRQDGMLVFECPHLKLALTASVPVADDGRDARAEFTLSEGETAVFALDRVDGGLAPRDCPLHEAAEQFEQTVCYWRRWLSQSRYRGRWREMVHRSALTLKLLTYAPTGAIVAGPTTSLPEQIGGERNWDYRYVWIRDAGFCVYAMLRLGFTTEATAFMEFLSRHVSLRGGDQAPLQIMYGIDGRTDLPEQELPNLEGYRGSAPVRIGNGAVDQLQLDIYGALIDSIYLYDKWVQPISSDRWEEVHDLVDWVCEHWDTPDEGIWETRGGRKNFLFSRLMCWVAIERAMRMANRRGLPADLRRWREARDAVYHWIMKKGWSPERAAFTQHEGADVLDASVLMMPMMKFMAPTDPRWLSTLDALTADLVSDSLVYRYDPKASPDGLRGDEGTFSICSFWYVEALTRAGRLDDAQLAFGKMLTYANHVGLYAEQIGQTGEQLGNFPQAFTHLALISAAFNLDRALG
- a CDS encoding DUF952 domain-containing protein, whose translation is MIYQIALPEDWAQAQYTGSYTVSTRGVSLEQEGFLHASDTLEQIRAVRGRYYADRDDLLLVEIDESLLDVPVVRESPAGSAELYPHIYGPLPLSAVVRVGPLP